In Sporichthya polymorpha DSM 43042, a genomic segment contains:
- a CDS encoding excisionase family DNA-binding protein — MNRRATTTARIPAQATSSPLQAHQPDALRLLLTVEEAGAALGVGRSLMYELIARGEIQTVRVGRLRRVRPDDLRDYVTSLTE; from the coding sequence GTGAACCGGCGCGCGACGACAACCGCGAGGATCCCGGCCCAGGCCACGTCCAGCCCACTTCAGGCGCACCAACCCGACGCCCTGCGCCTGTTGCTCACCGTCGAAGAAGCCGGCGCGGCCCTCGGCGTCGGGCGCAGCCTGATGTACGAACTCATCGCACGGGGAGAGATCCAAACCGTCCGAGTCGGCCGGCTACGTCGGGTCAGACCCGATGATCTGCGCGACTACGTCACATCCCTCACCGAGTAG
- a CDS encoding YegP family protein produces MAGKFEVYEDKAGKFRFRLKAGNGEIVAVGEAYDSLAGAKGGCEAVQRAADGASIVEVDD; encoded by the coding sequence ATGGCGGGCAAGTTCGAGGTGTACGAGGACAAGGCCGGGAAGTTCCGCTTCCGGCTCAAGGCCGGCAACGGTGAGATTGTTGCCGTCGGTGAGGCCTATGACAGCCTGGCCGGGGCGAAGGGCGGATGCGAGGCGGTGCAACGCGCCGCCGACGGAGCGTCCATCGTCGAGGTCGACGACTGA
- a CDS encoding helix-turn-helix domain-containing protein, producing MLPSTEVRKVVVVAAKDLLTQPPVLPTVEDAARAMTVGRTTAYQLLAAGSLRPVTINRARRIPLDAARNYVADLGAEHDRGPN from the coding sequence ATGCTGCCGTCCACCGAGGTGCGGAAGGTAGTCGTGGTAGCCGCAAAGGACCTGCTCACGCAGCCACCAGTTCTGCCCACCGTCGAGGACGCAGCGCGTGCGATGACGGTCGGACGCACCACCGCCTACCAGCTTCTCGCCGCCGGGTCCTTACGTCCGGTAACGATCAACCGTGCCCGCCGGATCCCCCTCGATGCCGCCCGCAACTATGTCGCGGACCTCGGCGCGGAGCACGACAGGGGACCGAATTGA
- a CDS encoding tyrosine-type recombinase/integrase, with protein MSRSANGRSSIHEGADGYWHGWVTVGVRPDGTPDRRHRMARSKAEITKKVRELERKRDAGQLAAPGSVPTVADWLRTWLDTIAPRTASATTIETVYRPRLERWVIPRIGGHRLDRLRPEHLDALYLDLAAEGLATKTVLMVHQMLGRAYRMAMRRGFVGSNVTAFVDAPRHREPEMSPLTQAEARRILAAAAEVPNSARWSVALALGLRQAEALGLRWQHVDLDRQQIRVFQLRQEPYRHGCEQPAVCAEGRHRSRCGSGCSGHARYCPERVGGEWRFHEPKGGKARTIVLPAPLAKQLVQHRTAQDAARAAAEP; from the coding sequence TTGAGTCGCAGCGCCAACGGCCGCTCCTCGATCCACGAAGGCGCTGACGGCTATTGGCATGGCTGGGTCACCGTGGGCGTTCGTCCCGACGGCACCCCGGATCGCCGACACCGCATGGCCCGCTCCAAAGCCGAGATCACGAAGAAGGTGCGTGAACTCGAACGCAAGCGCGACGCAGGCCAACTGGCAGCACCGGGGTCGGTACCCACGGTCGCGGACTGGCTGCGGACATGGCTGGACACCATCGCGCCACGGACTGCCTCCGCCACGACTATCGAGACCGTGTACAGGCCTCGGCTCGAGCGGTGGGTGATTCCACGCATCGGCGGGCACCGATTGGACCGCTTGCGCCCGGAGCATCTCGACGCGCTGTACCTCGACCTGGCCGCCGAAGGCTTAGCCACCAAGACCGTTTTGATGGTCCACCAGATGCTTGGCCGCGCCTATCGCATGGCGATGCGCCGCGGCTTCGTGGGAAGCAATGTCACCGCCTTCGTCGACGCGCCACGGCACCGCGAGCCTGAGATGAGCCCGCTTACGCAAGCAGAGGCGCGACGGATCCTCGCCGCCGCAGCCGAGGTGCCGAACTCTGCTCGGTGGTCGGTCGCATTGGCGCTCGGCCTCCGTCAAGCGGAGGCGCTGGGCCTGCGCTGGCAACACGTCGACCTCGACCGCCAGCAGATCCGCGTGTTCCAGCTGCGACAAGAGCCCTACAGGCACGGCTGCGAACAACCCGCGGTCTGCGCCGAAGGCCGCCACCGGAGCCGCTGCGGTTCCGGCTGTTCCGGCCACGCCCGGTACTGCCCCGAGCGTGTCGGAGGCGAATGGCGCTTCCACGAGCCGAAGGGCGGCAAAGCTCGCACCATCGTCCTCCCCGCTCCGCTCGCCAAGCAGCTGGTCCAGCACCGCACCGCTCAAGACGCCGCCCGAGCGGCGGCCGAACC
- a CDS encoding UvrD-helicase domain-containing protein, which produces MTYVPVGTQVDVITTGAPAAIVLGGAGTGKTTTAAAAGAAHLRAADGARDQLRRDMVLAGNVDGIPPRARALFLSFSRTAVAQIIDRAAGVLGPLMDRIDVVTFDGLAWRIVDDFGAMYGYPSPLRIASEIEHKVLG; this is translated from the coding sequence GTGACCTACGTTCCGGTCGGCACCCAGGTCGACGTCATCACGACAGGCGCGCCCGCGGCCATCGTGCTCGGCGGCGCCGGAACCGGCAAGACAACCACCGCGGCGGCCGCTGGTGCCGCTCATCTCCGCGCGGCCGATGGCGCACGAGATCAACTACGGCGCGACATGGTCCTCGCCGGCAACGTCGACGGTATCCCGCCCCGCGCTCGCGCCCTGTTCCTGTCATTCTCCCGGACCGCAGTCGCCCAAATCATTGACCGGGCCGCGGGCGTGCTCGGACCGCTGATGGACCGGATCGACGTGGTGACCTTTGACGGCCTCGCCTGGCGGATCGTCGACGACTTCGGTGCTATGTACGGATACCCGTCCCCGCTCCGCATCGCATCGGAGATCGAGCACAAAGTCCTCGGGG
- a CDS encoding IS630 family transposase — MARQPEVFVRPLDPAEAERLVKITRTTRDRIRLRRAGIVLASSQGRSAADAAGMFAATAQYAREVIHAFNAQGFAALDPKWSGGRPKRIGPQAVELICRVAKTAPAQVGLPFTTWSLTKLVEHLAAAHRLKVSTETVRRVLRTARISWQATKTWKGGRDPDFALKMGRVLDLYDNPPANGRVVCVDEFGPLNLQPRPGRGWFPTSRPARLRATYIRTGGVRHMYAALDLASGQMFWRFRDRKRWQEFLAFCKQLRARIPDGRLYLICDNFSPHKKAEVSDWCARNDVELVFVPAHASWLNWIECEFTALRYFTLDGSDYPSHTAQEAAIAGYLRWRNKRAQPKRHFAVDSKIRRPDYLPNVA, encoded by the coding sequence ATGGCCCGTCAGCCTGAGGTGTTCGTGCGGCCGTTGGACCCGGCCGAAGCGGAGCGTCTGGTGAAGATCACGCGCACGACGCGCGACCGGATCCGGTTGCGTCGGGCGGGGATCGTGTTGGCGTCCTCGCAGGGGCGCTCGGCGGCGGACGCGGCCGGGATGTTCGCCGCGACTGCGCAGTACGCGCGGGAGGTGATCCATGCGTTCAACGCCCAGGGGTTCGCCGCGTTGGACCCAAAATGGAGCGGGGGCCGACCCAAGAGGATCGGCCCCCAGGCCGTTGAGCTGATCTGCCGGGTCGCCAAGACCGCACCGGCGCAGGTCGGGTTGCCGTTCACCACCTGGAGCCTGACAAAGCTGGTCGAGCACCTCGCCGCCGCCCACCGGTTGAAGGTGAGCACCGAGACCGTGCGCCGGGTGCTGCGCACCGCCCGGATCTCCTGGCAGGCCACGAAGACCTGGAAGGGCGGTCGGGACCCGGACTTCGCACTCAAGATGGGCCGGGTCCTGGACCTCTATGACAACCCACCGGCCAACGGGCGGGTGGTGTGCGTGGACGAGTTCGGGCCGCTGAACCTGCAACCGCGCCCCGGCCGGGGCTGGTTCCCCACCTCCCGACCGGCACGGCTGCGCGCGACCTACATCCGCACCGGCGGGGTCCGGCACATGTACGCCGCCCTCGACCTGGCCAGTGGGCAGATGTTCTGGCGGTTCCGTGATCGTAAGCGGTGGCAGGAGTTCCTCGCCTTCTGCAAGCAGTTGCGCGCCCGGATCCCCGACGGTCGGCTCTACCTGATCTGCGACAACTTCTCCCCGCACAAGAAGGCCGAGGTCAGCGACTGGTGCGCCCGCAACGACGTGGAACTGGTCTTCGTCCCCGCCCACGCGTCCTGGCTGAACTGGATCGAGTGCGAGTTCACCGCCCTGCGCTACTTCACCCTCGACGGCAGCGACTACCCCAGCCACACCGCCCAGGAGGCCGCCATCGCCGGCTACCTGCGCTGGCGGAACAAGCGCGCTCAACCGAAGCGCCACTTCGCCGTCGACTCCAAGATCCGCCGCCCGGATTACCTACCCAACGTTGCGTGA
- a CDS encoding site-specific integrase has protein sequence MPWVMKRPGDSGVRYQAIYRDPAGHKRSAGTFPSEREARAAGRRAESSVESGTWFDRTAGKVTFRNYVEKTWWPSRHLEVSTKAGYRSYLDKHFLPYFGDLPMAKILPSTVQGWVTKAVADGLSARSVVKYHVMLHSIFKRAVRDRIIGFNPCADTELPKVVSRKMPTLTPWSASEFVRVLAGEKPNQEPVRLTRQEAG, from the coding sequence ATGCCGTGGGTGATGAAGCGGCCAGGCGACTCCGGCGTGCGCTACCAAGCCATCTATCGCGACCCCGCGGGACACAAGCGGTCAGCTGGAACTTTCCCCTCAGAGCGCGAAGCCCGCGCTGCCGGCCGGCGCGCGGAGAGCAGCGTCGAGTCCGGCACGTGGTTCGACCGGACCGCGGGAAAGGTCACCTTCCGGAACTACGTGGAAAAGACGTGGTGGCCGAGTAGACACCTCGAGGTCAGTACGAAGGCCGGCTACCGCTCTTACCTCGACAAGCACTTCTTGCCCTACTTCGGTGATCTACCGATGGCGAAGATCCTGCCTTCCACCGTGCAGGGTTGGGTCACCAAGGCTGTCGCTGACGGGCTGTCAGCCCGCAGCGTCGTGAAGTACCACGTCATGCTGCACAGCATCTTCAAGCGGGCTGTTCGCGACCGCATCATCGGTTTCAACCCATGCGCGGACACCGAGCTGCCCAAAGTCGTCTCCCGCAAGATGCCCACGCTGACCCCCTGGTCTGCGTCTGAGTTCGTGAGGGTTCTGGCCGGAGAAAAACCCAACCAGGAACCGGTGCGCCTGACCCGGCAGGAGGCCGG
- a CDS encoding MFS transporter: MTSLATALPVIGRSTGATQGELTWIVDAYAVTFAGLLLPAGALGDRYGRRRMLILGLVIFAAASAAG; this comes from the coding sequence ATGACCTCATTGGCAACCGCTCTGCCGGTGATCGGCCGATCAACCGGCGCCACCCAGGGCGAGCTGACCTGGATCGTCGACGCCTACGCGGTGACGTTCGCGGGGTTGCTGCTGCCAGCGGGCGCGCTCGGCGACAGGTATGGGCGCCGGCGCATGCTCATCCTCGGACTGGTCATCTTCGCGGCGGCTTCTGCTGCGGG
- a CDS encoding TetR/AcrR family transcriptional regulator: MRDVPAAIAAKLPAAAAVIADRGLDDTKIEDLAAAAGVPKATLYYYFAGKQEILAFLLRDLLHRLHDEVTIATAAPGGCRERLASVMGAQLTIMFEQPDVCRALVGDLGRAARMPEVTAMIDRAFIDPVEELLREGGADGCFRSDSAARATAIAIFGALSMTGLAHLSSGDSWSVAESTDRLVALFLDGITSTASHQKGT, from the coding sequence ATGCGAGATGTCCCGGCCGCCATCGCGGCCAAACTGCCCGCGGCTGCCGCGGTCATCGCCGACCGCGGCTTGGACGACACCAAGATCGAGGACCTGGCCGCGGCCGCGGGGGTGCCCAAGGCCACGCTCTACTACTACTTCGCGGGCAAGCAGGAGATCCTTGCGTTCCTGCTCAGGGACTTACTGCACCGTCTGCACGACGAGGTCACCATCGCGACCGCTGCGCCGGGTGGCTGCCGTGAGCGCCTCGCATCAGTCATGGGCGCGCAGTTGACCATCATGTTCGAGCAGCCGGACGTGTGCCGGGCCTTGGTCGGAGACCTGGGCCGCGCGGCCCGCATGCCCGAGGTCACCGCGATGATCGACCGGGCCTTCATCGACCCCGTCGAGGAGTTGCTACGAGAAGGCGGGGCGGACGGCTGCTTCCGGTCCGACTCGGCCGCCCGGGCGACGGCCATCGCCATCTTCGGTGCCCTCTCGATGACCGGCCTGGCTCATCTGAGCAGCGGCGATTCGTGGTCAGTAGCTGAAAGCACGGACCGCCTGGTCGCCCTCTTCCTCGACGGAATAACGTCGACCGCTTCGCACCAGAAAGGGACCTGA
- a CDS encoding alpha/beta fold hydrolase — MTYRSAEVELIADRWPPVGRRRGLVLLLHGAGQTRHSWADTARALSTDGWDVVSLDARGHGDSSWASDGTYTLDAFVGDLLAVLSGLAEPPVLVGASLGGLTALVAEGERGPLARALVLVDVVPRLEVEGVERIRDFMQSTSGGFDSLASAAEAVRAYNPSRQRPVRSANGLVKNLRQGADGRFQWHWDPALLDLISLESSGAVQRRCEAAAARITTPTLLLRGAQSDIVSDAGVAELRTLIRGAETSDVQGTGHMVAGDDNAAFTSRVLDFLASLSTTDR, encoded by the coding sequence GTGACCTACCGCAGCGCCGAGGTCGAACTCATCGCGGACCGGTGGCCACCCGTCGGCCGGCGACGCGGGTTGGTCCTGCTGCTGCACGGGGCGGGTCAGACCCGGCACTCCTGGGCGGACACTGCCCGGGCCCTCAGCACCGACGGGTGGGATGTCGTTTCCCTGGACGCCCGGGGGCACGGGGACAGCTCCTGGGCCTCGGATGGCACCTACACACTGGACGCATTCGTCGGCGACCTGCTCGCGGTCCTCAGCGGCCTCGCCGAGCCGCCGGTACTGGTCGGCGCGTCCCTGGGTGGCTTGACCGCACTTGTCGCGGAGGGCGAACGCGGCCCGTTGGCCCGCGCCCTGGTGCTCGTCGACGTGGTTCCGCGCTTGGAGGTGGAGGGCGTCGAGCGCATCCGCGACTTCATGCAGTCAACGTCCGGGGGCTTTGACTCGCTTGCGTCCGCCGCCGAGGCCGTGCGGGCGTACAACCCGAGCAGACAGCGGCCGGTCCGGTCCGCAAACGGCCTCGTCAAGAACCTACGACAGGGGGCAGACGGTCGTTTTCAGTGGCACTGGGATCCCGCCCTGCTCGACCTGATCTCACTGGAAAGCAGCGGCGCAGTGCAACGTAGGTGCGAAGCAGCGGCCGCTCGTATCACCACTCCGACCCTCCTGCTTCGAGGCGCACAGTCCGACATCGTCAGCGACGCCGGGGTCGCCGAACTGCGCACGCTCATTCGTGGCGCGGAGACCAGCGATGTCCAAGGCACCGGCCACATGGTCGCCGGAGACGACAACGCGGCATTCACCTCTCGGGTTCTCGACTTTCTGGCGTCCCTCAGCACAACTGACCGCTGA
- a CDS encoding SCP2 sterol-binding domain-containing protein, with protein MTHVVLADETSDGMDSVLAALLLAAAADPMKARVLSRMRGSVRITITDADTELGLRFTPHEIVVSRGESDADVHVALPAESLMNLAAVPRWGVIPRFTTPAGRNLYRQLRTREVRVRGVRHLRLVRGLMDALAP; from the coding sequence ATGACGCACGTTGTGTTGGCCGACGAGACGTCGGACGGAATGGACTCTGTCCTGGCAGCCTTGCTTCTGGCTGCGGCGGCGGATCCCATGAAGGCGCGCGTGCTGAGCCGAATGCGTGGATCGGTGCGCATCACGATTACCGATGCGGACACTGAACTTGGACTGCGCTTCACACCCCACGAGATAGTGGTCTCACGCGGAGAGTCGGATGCGGATGTGCACGTCGCGCTCCCCGCAGAATCCCTGATGAATCTCGCCGCTGTCCCTCGATGGGGCGTGATCCCTCGCTTCACGACGCCGGCCGGGCGAAACCTCTATCGGCAACTTCGGACTCGTGAGGTGCGGGTTCGGGGCGTGCGACACCTCCGCCTGGTGCGTGGACTGATGGACGCGCTCGCCCCCTGA
- a CDS encoding TetR/AcrR family transcriptional regulator, protein MRPQPAWLLSSARAIAEVFVRKGFGGTRMDDLVTASGVPRATLYYHFRGKDAVLSWLMHSTIGHLATAVRTATEGPGNARDRLESTVRAVLATTAEYPEACRVLIGNLDQTGQLADTVAELVAAFHAPVMAVLEEGAADGSLRAVGDPAGIASAVFGAVTIAALQALVVEGEFDADAVGDSLIDFVVRGLRGDA, encoded by the coding sequence ATGCGACCCCAACCCGCGTGGCTGCTCTCCTCCGCGCGTGCGATTGCCGAGGTTTTCGTACGCAAGGGGTTCGGCGGGACGCGCATGGACGACCTCGTCACCGCGTCCGGGGTCCCGAGAGCCACGCTCTACTACCACTTTCGCGGCAAGGACGCGGTACTCAGCTGGCTCATGCATTCCACGATCGGTCACCTGGCGACGGCCGTCCGCACGGCTACCGAAGGTCCGGGGAACGCCCGGGATCGCCTTGAATCCACGGTCCGCGCCGTCCTCGCCACCACCGCCGAGTATCCGGAGGCGTGCCGTGTGCTGATTGGGAACCTGGACCAGACCGGGCAGTTGGCCGACACCGTCGCGGAACTGGTCGCGGCGTTTCACGCCCCCGTCATGGCGGTGCTCGAGGAGGGTGCGGCCGACGGTTCACTGCGGGCGGTGGGCGACCCGGCTGGGATCGCCTCGGCAGTATTCGGAGCAGTCACCATCGCGGCGCTGCAGGCCTTGGTTGTCGAAGGTGAGTTCGACGCTGACGCGGTTGGTGACTCGCTGATCGACTTCGTTGTGCGCGGACTTCGAGGCGACGCATGA